The nucleotide sequence ATTGAAGCTCTATGTGCAAAAACCGTAGTCCGCCCTCATGAAAGCAGAGAACACAAGCGCAGTATGGCGATAGACCGGATTTTAACAGGAAAATATACAGCGATTCCCTGTTTTATCGGGATTATGGCACTCGTATTTGTTATGACATTCAGCTTTATTGGTGCGGCACTGTCTGACCTGATGGGTATGGGAATTGATATATTGATTGCTCTGCTTGATGGGGTACTTGCAAAGGCGCAGGTCAACCCGGTGGTTCATTCTCTCGTGATTGATGGCGTTTGCAGCGGCGTGGGAAGTGTACTCAGTTTATTGCCAACGATTGTTACCATGTTTTTCTTCCTTTCCATTTTGGAGGACACTGGATATATCGCAAGAGTGGCTTTTGTGATGGACAGGCTTTTTCGTAAGATTGGTCTTTCCGGAAGAAGTATAGTTCCTATGTTGATTGGTTTTGGCTGTTCTGTTCCTGCGATTATGGCTACCAGAACGCTTTCCAGTGAACGGGATCATAAGATGACAATTCTGTTGGTTCCATTTATGAGCTGTACTGCTAAGCTGCCAATCTACACACTAATGATCAGTGCTTTTTTCCCAAGAAGCTATCAGGCGCTCATTATGGTTGGGCTGTATGCTCTGGGGATCATCTGTGGCATTTTATATGCGTTAATTTTAAAAGGGACGAAATATAAGGGAGCGCCGGTTCCCTTCGTGATGGAGCTTCCAAACTATCGGTTTCCTTCGGCAAAAAGCGTGTGGCAGCTTATCGTGGAAAAGGCGAAGGGCTTTGCTAAGAAAGCATTTACCATTATTTTTGTGGCTTCTCTTGTAATCTGGTTTTTACAGACCTTTGATATAAGGCTGAATGTTGCGGCTTCTGCGGAAGAAAGTCTTTTGGCATTGTTGGGCGGGGTGGTTGCTCCATTATTTGCACCGCTTGGATTTGGAGATTGGAGAGTTTCTACCGCATTGATTACCGGGTTTACTGCCAAAGAAAGTGTTGTATCTACGCTGACGGTTCTTTTGGGCGGGGATGTATCTTTGCTTGGAACACTGTTTACACCTTTTACCGCATTTGTATTTCTTGTATTTACCTTGCTGTATACACCATGCGTTGCGGCGGTTGCAACTGTGAAACGGGAAATGGGCGGAGCTAAGGCGGCGGCTGGAACTGTAATCGTACAATGTGCAATCGCTTGGATTGTGGCATTTGCTGTTCACAGTGTAGGGGCTGCTGTTGGGCTTGTATAGAGGAGGATTTGATGATGAATTTGGCAAGTATCGCTGTACTTTGCATTGTAGCTGGTCTGTTGATATTATCCATTGTTTATTTCCGAAGAAAGGGAATAAACGAATGCAATGGGAATTGTGCTGAATGTGTTGTTCATTGTACAGATAAAAAATAAACTGATAAATTGAAATACCTCTGGCATAAGTTCTCTATTCCGGAGGTATTTCAACCTGCCTTCTGTGTCAGTTATCTGTCTGACCTGTTTTTGTGTGATACAGTTCGATTATATCCTGTAAAGAAATGCTGGACATATGTTTTTCGGTTCCTTTTTGTATTTCGTTGTAGTAATCCTGCAGAGCCAGTTGGATATTAACCCCTACTCCGCATTCCGGATTGGTGTGGGTGTCCAGATGAAGAAGCGGCTTACTTCCCTCAACAGCTTTATAAATATCCAAAAGTGTGATTTCCTCTGTGGGTTTTGCCAGGGAAGGCTTTGCATGACCGTTTACGCTGGACATCAATCCTGCCTTTTTCAATTTCATCATGATCTGTCGGACAAAAGCCGGGTTTGTCTGAATACTGTCAGCAATTACAGTGCTGCTTAGGTCATACTCCTGATGGATTGCAATAAAAGCCATGATATGCACTGCGTCACTTAATTTTGTAGAATATTTCATGAAAAACTCCTTTGCTGTAAATTTAATTTTAACAGCCGCTTGACTTGTTATATGGATAGTGCTATACTTCTAACTGGTTGTTATTTATATAATAACAACAAATAGGATAAAAGTCAATAAAAAGAGTTGAAAGGAAAAGAAAGCAAACATGAATCGAAAATATGATAAAAAAGCGGAGATTCTGCTTGAACAGATGGAGTGGGCAGAAGCTGTCTGTGTAGGAGCGGCTGCGGGAATGTCTGTTGCTACTGGTTATGATATGGCATATCACAGCGATAAATATTTCAAGAAATATTTTGGAGAATTTGAAAAAAAGTACGGGTTTCAGGGGAGCTTTAACGGATATTATTACCCATACCCGACCAGTGAAGAACGCTGGGCATTTCTGGCGACCTCCATCCATGCAAATCTGGAGCTTCCGGACGGCCCTGCCTATGAAAATCTGTTTGAACTTCTGAAAGGAAAGAATTATTTTGTGGTGACAACCAATCAGGACACCTTATTTAGCAGACGCTTTCCGGAAGAAAGAGTCAGTACCATTCAGGGAGATTTCAGATGGCTTCAGTGTGTGCGTCCCTGTCATGACGAGCTGTTTGAAAGTAAAAGTATGATTGAGGAGATGTATGCAAATATAAAGGACTGCCGGATTCCTACAGAATTGATTCCGCACTGTCCGAAATGTGGAAGGGAACTGGAGCCGTGGGTTCGAGGCTACACGTTTTTGGAAGGCAGAAAATATAAAGAGGAATATGAAAAGTGGAATCATTTTCTGATGGAAAATAAACATAAAAAAATACTTTTTCTGGAACTTGGAGTGGGGCGCATGACGCCCATGTTCATTCAGCAGCCCTTTTGGAATATGACATACTCCCTGCCGCAAGCCTATTACATTACAATCAACCCAAAAGATGCACTGCTTCCAAAGGAGTTAGAAGGAAAAGGAACTGCGATAAAAGAGGATATTGCAGTGGTTCTGGAAAGAACAGTTGAAAAAATAAAAAAATATGGTGCAAAGAATGAAGAATAAAGAAAATCTGGAACTCCTGGCAGAAAAAATCCGTCAGGTAGATGCAGTTGTGATTGGGGGTGGTTCCGGGCTTTCCAGCGCAGCAGGCTATAATCACTACCATTGGATGCCTTATCTGGAAGGACAGTTGCAGGATTTTAAAGAAGTATATGGCTTTCAATCTCCCTTTGCAGGATTTTATTATTGCTATTCTTCACCGGAACAACAGTGGGCATATTACGCACGTTATATACAAAGTCTGTGGGATGCTCCAACGGGGCAGACCTATTATGACTTGGCGGAAATTGTAAGTGGAAAAGAAGTATTTGTATTAACAACCAATGTGGATATGCAGTTTGAACGGGTATTTCCCCAAAATTCTATTTGCAGTTATCAGGGGAATGTGGGCTATTTTCAATGTAGCCAGCCCTGCCATGACCGGATTTATCCGAATGAGAACATCATCCGGGAGATGTGTGAAAATATGCTGGGGATGCGGATACCTTCGGAACTGCTTCCAAGATGCCGGGAATGTGGACGGATCATGGTTCCGTGGGTAAGAGATGATACGTTTCTGGAGGGGCAGGACTGGAAAGATGGTGTAATACGCTACGAATCTTTTCTGAAACAATATCTGACAAAAGAAAATGCAAAAAGCGTTTTGCTGCTGGAATTAGGGGTAGGAGAAATGACGCCAGGTATTATTAAATTGCCCTTTTGGGAAATGGCATATAAAAATACAGGTGCTTTTTATGTCTGTATGAATCAGGAAGATTCTTCTTCCCCGGAGCATTTGAAAAACAAAAGCCTGTATATAAATGATGATTTATTGAAAACCTTACGGGATTTAAAACAGATTATGAAAGGAAAGGCAGGGACAGGAAAGTGAATGTATATCAGAAAATAAAGCAAATCATCAGTGAAGCTGACGGGGTGTTGATCGGAGCCAGCAACGGATTATCCATAGCAGAGGGGTATCATTTATTTGCGGATGATGCGTGGTTTCGTGAAAGAATGGGTGATTTCAGGGAAAAATATGGTATTTACTGTATTTTGCAGGGGATGGCTGTTTCCTATTCTTCCGAGGAAGAAAGATGGGCATATTTCAGCCGGATCATCAAAGAAAAGTGTTTGCAGGATGAACCGACGCAGATTATGAAGGATATGTATGAACTTGTAAAGGAAAAGGATTATTTTGTGGTCATGTCCAATGGGGAGGATCACTTTATCCCGGCAGGTTTCGAGGAAGAACGTGTATTTGAAATGGAAGGCAAGCTGACAGAAATGCGTTGCACAAAGGGCTGCTGTGATGATGTTTATTCGGACAGGGAGGCAGTTCTTCGCATGGCAGAGGCGGAAACAGATGGCAGAGTGCCGGAAAGACTTTTGCCCAGATGCCCAAAATGCAGTGGGAGTATGGAAGTAAATTATGGGGAGTACTCCTCTTTTCAGGGGAAAAAGAACTGGCAGGAAAAAGCTGCCCGCTATCAGGGATTTGTAAATCGTATGCATGGAAAAAACCTTGTCATTTTAGAGTTTGGTGTTGGCTGGCGCAATCAGATGATAAAAATGCCATTTATGCAGCTTACGGCAGCAGAACCTCATGCAAAGTATATTACTTTCAACAAAGGTGAGATTTACATTCCTGACGGGATACAGGAAAAGTCCATTGGTGTGGATCAGGATATTGCAGCGGCGTTGCGTGAAATCGTGAAAGCGGGGTAAGGCTATGCAGGAAAAATGGATGGAGGGATTACCGGAATGGAAACGGATAAAACCTGTATTTGATAAGTGGAATGATATTCTGGAAAATCAGGTTACGTTTACATTGGAGGACAGTGAAAAGCACACAGGCGCACATTGCAGGCGTGTAATGCTCTACGCATTAGCAATCGCACAGCGTCAGGGGTTGCCGGAAGAAGATAAGGATATATTGGGAGCTGCTGCGGCATTTCATGATTCCAGACGGCTGGATGACTGGCTGGATGTTGGACATGGACAGCGTGCGGCAGATTATTATCGGGAATATTGTGTATCCCATGAACTGGAGTTTAAACAGAAGTGCTATGATATTATTTATTATCATGATCGTGACGACCAGACTGGAATTGATGTCATTTCAGGAAGGAGTCCATTGGAGCAGAATAGAGCGGTGCTTTACAAGATTTTTAAGGATGCAGATGCATTGGACAGATTCCGTCTGTCCGCCAATGGACTGGATATAAAATTTTTAAGGACAGAGGAAGCAAAAGGGATGGTAACTTTTGCAAAGAATTTAATCTGTCAAATGCAGGGGATAAAACCTGTGGAAAGTCCTGACTGCTATCTGATTGTCGTAGATATGCAGAATGATTTCGTATCAGGGGCACTTGGAACAAAAGAAGCGGAATCCATTGTAAATGCTGCTGCAAAAAAAGCCAGAGAATATCCCGGTTATGTGTTTTTTTCAATGGATACCCATACAGAAGATTATCTTTTTACTCAGGAAGGAAAGCTGTTGCCAATAAAGCATTGTGTAGCTGGCACAAAAGGATGGCAGTTAGTACAGGAGCTGGCAAAGGTGCAGGCGGAACGAAACGGAGCAGTATATTATAAGCCAACATTCGCATCGCAGCGACTTGCGGAGGATTTGAGGGAAATCCACAAAGAGCAGTCCATAAAGGAAATTGAACTGATTGGGCTTTGTACGGATGTATGTGTGATTTCCAATGCTCTCTTACTAAAGGCATATATGCCGGAAGTGCCAATCTATGTGGATGCATCCTGCTGTGCGGGAATTACACCGGATAAACACAGGGCGGCATTACAGACGCTGGAGAGCTGCCATATCATGAAAAGATAACATTGATGATTTAAATGATGTGATGAAACATATAGAAATTTGACAAACGGAATATCAGTATGATTGGAGCGGACTATTAGGTTGTTTGCTTTGTATCATAAGTATGCTTTTTGTTCGGGGATAGTTGAAAAAATATATGTACTTACTACGATGATAATCAACCGTAAAATTGGGAATAGGAGTGCGAAGTAGTTTTAAGTTGGAAGCAAAATATAAGAAAGAATTAACAGGTAAGATTCTCTGATTTTCAGCGATTGGGAAGCGGGGAGTACGGGTATTTTTATGCAACAAAAGCAAAGAATTTAAGTACTTTCGATAATGGCTTGATGTGCTTATAGATAATAAAAGAATATTATGTATTTTGGAGG is from Lachnospiraceae bacterium JLR.KK002 and encodes:
- the feoB gene encoding ferrous iron transport protein B, with protein sequence MTMDELKPKQSAFIRSVGGTGALRHHLLDMGLTPKTEVTLQKIAPMGDPVQIELRGYELTLRLDEAQKITVEKVHTKAEKNHSTQRTMAVEHPGVGELGRANSYHVHNATNEIPEGAKITFALVGNQNCGKTTLFNQLTGANQHVGNFPGVTVDRKDGTIRKHSEAVVTDLPGIYSLSPYSSEEIVTRDFLMDTHPDGIINIVDATNMERNLYLTMQLMELGIPMVLALNMMDEVRANGGSVRVNALEEILGIPVVPISAAKNEGTTELIDHALHVARHRESPGRVDFCPASNNEHDSVGAVHRCIHAAIHILEPEAKEKGLPVRFTVTKLVENDRLMKEKLTIAPEKADIFEHLVSVLETETGLDREAALANMRFSFIEALCAKTVVRPHESREHKRSMAIDRILTGKYTAIPCFIGIMALVFVMTFSFIGAALSDLMGMGIDILIALLDGVLAKAQVNPVVHSLVIDGVCSGVGSVLSLLPTIVTMFFFLSILEDTGYIARVAFVMDRLFRKIGLSGRSIVPMLIGFGCSVPAIMATRTLSSERDHKMTILLVPFMSCTAKLPIYTLMISAFFPRSYQALIMVGLYALGIICGILYALILKGTKYKGAPVPFVMELPNYRFPSAKSVWQLIVEKAKGFAKKAFTIIFVASLVIWFLQTFDIRLNVAASAEESLLALLGGVVAPLFAPLGFGDWRVSTALITGFTAKESVVSTLTVLLGGDVSLLGTLFTPFTAFVFLVFTLLYTPCVAAVATVKREMGGAKAAAGTVIVQCAIAWIVAFAVHSVGAAVGLV
- a CDS encoding Rrf2 family transcriptional regulator, with translation MKYSTKLSDAVHIMAFIAIHQEYDLSSTVIADSIQTNPAFVRQIMMKLKKAGLMSSVNGHAKPSLAKPTEEITLLDIYKAVEGSKPLLHLDTHTNPECGVGVNIQLALQDYYNEIQKGTEKHMSSISLQDIIELYHTKTGQTDN
- a CDS encoding NAD-dependent protein deacetylase produces the protein MNRKYDKKAEILLEQMEWAEAVCVGAAAGMSVATGYDMAYHSDKYFKKYFGEFEKKYGFQGSFNGYYYPYPTSEERWAFLATSIHANLELPDGPAYENLFELLKGKNYFVVTTNQDTLFSRRFPEERVSTIQGDFRWLQCVRPCHDELFESKSMIEEMYANIKDCRIPTELIPHCPKCGRELEPWVRGYTFLEGRKYKEEYEKWNHFLMENKHKKILFLELGVGRMTPMFIQQPFWNMTYSLPQAYYITINPKDALLPKELEGKGTAIKEDIAVVLERTVEKIKKYGAKNEE
- a CDS encoding NAD-dependent protein deacetylase, SIR2 family, whose amino-acid sequence is MKNKENLELLAEKIRQVDAVVIGGGSGLSSAAGYNHYHWMPYLEGQLQDFKEVYGFQSPFAGFYYCYSSPEQQWAYYARYIQSLWDAPTGQTYYDLAEIVSGKEVFVLTTNVDMQFERVFPQNSICSYQGNVGYFQCSQPCHDRIYPNENIIREMCENMLGMRIPSELLPRCRECGRIMVPWVRDDTFLEGQDWKDGVIRYESFLKQYLTKENAKSVLLLELGVGEMTPGIIKLPFWEMAYKNTGAFYVCMNQEDSSSPEHLKNKSLYINDDLLKTLRDLKQIMKGKAGTGK
- a CDS encoding NAD-dependent protein deacetylase, SIR2 family; amino-acid sequence: MNVYQKIKQIISEADGVLIGASNGLSIAEGYHLFADDAWFRERMGDFREKYGIYCILQGMAVSYSSEEERWAYFSRIIKEKCLQDEPTQIMKDMYELVKEKDYFVVMSNGEDHFIPAGFEEERVFEMEGKLTEMRCTKGCCDDVYSDREAVLRMAEAETDGRVPERLLPRCPKCSGSMEVNYGEYSSFQGKKNWQEKAARYQGFVNRMHGKNLVILEFGVGWRNQMIKMPFMQLTAAEPHAKYITFNKGEIYIPDGIQEKSIGVDQDIAAALREIVKAG
- a CDS encoding isochorismatase family protein, giving the protein MQEKWMEGLPEWKRIKPVFDKWNDILENQVTFTLEDSEKHTGAHCRRVMLYALAIAQRQGLPEEDKDILGAAAAFHDSRRLDDWLDVGHGQRAADYYREYCVSHELEFKQKCYDIIYYHDRDDQTGIDVISGRSPLEQNRAVLYKIFKDADALDRFRLSANGLDIKFLRTEEAKGMVTFAKNLICQMQGIKPVESPDCYLIVVDMQNDFVSGALGTKEAESIVNAAAKKAREYPGYVFFSMDTHTEDYLFTQEGKLLPIKHCVAGTKGWQLVQELAKVQAERNGAVYYKPTFASQRLAEDLREIHKEQSIKEIELIGLCTDVCVISNALLLKAYMPEVPIYVDASCCAGITPDKHRAALQTLESCHIMKR